The DNA sequence ttgattCTGAAATTTTGTGTAAtggtttgtatagaattaatttgaatcttgagtttgcaaagacattattgaccttgcaatcaagtgttggattgaaacgtagtttcaataatgaaatatcTTCTATACTATAGCATAGACGATTGTGGTATATCtccaaagaaagaatagaaagattagtcaaagataatattttgaaatatttagacttcattaattttgatgtttgtatagattgcattaagggaaagcaaactaaacatacaaagaaaaataccataagaagtaaagaactcattgagattattcatacttatATTTGCAAACCATTCCATATTCCTTATTTTAGTGGAGAAAGATATTTCATTACATTTATAAATGACCTATCCAGATATGACTATTtatctaatatatgaaaagtCTCAGGCCGTTGACACTCTTGAAGTGTGCATAATCAggtcgagagacaattagataaaaaagttaaaattgtcaaatCTGACAAGGGTGATGAATTTTATGGTAGATATAATGGATCTGATTAGAATATTGGTCCATTTGCTAGATTCTTAAAACAATagagtatttgtgctcaatatgcattactagGTGTGTCACAATAGAATAGTATtgttgaaaggcgaaatcgtactcttatggatatgattaggagcatgatgagttattcctctatgCTTGAGTCAATATGGGGTGTAGCTCTTAGAACAGCTATgcacatcttgaacagggtttctAGTAAGTCGGTTCCatcactccatttgagttatggaccgaTAGAAAGCATAATctgagatatttatatatttgggaGGTGTTatacagagataagagtattcaatccatataaaaagaaattggatccaagaactatttatggatattttattggttatccagaaaaatctaatagatataaattttattgctctaatcatgGTACGATAATAGTAGAATATGGTAATGCAAtattcttagaaaaaaaaaattagtgggagtgaaaaatctcgaaggatcaattttgatattaagaAGATTCAAGTTAATTCTCCAATATCATCTTCTATTCAAgaaattattgttcctcaaatcaataagAGAATTGATAAGggtgaacaataaaataacattaatgaaCTCTCACATGACGTTGATGTCGTCGCTAATGATcttatagaacaatcacaatttgtagctttgagaagatctcaaaagaaaagaaaatatgtcatttctgatgattatgtggtatatctataagaattaaattatgatatatgAATAAAAAGAGTCCCCTTATCATTCTCACAAGCCATATAAAgttacgattctgaaaaatggtataatgcaatgaaagaagagttaaaatcaatggtccaaaACGATGTTTGGAAACTCATTTAAttatccaataattgtaaaagagttagTTGTAAATAGGTCTTTAAAACAAAACACGACTTGGCgggcaatatcgaatgatataaagccaAACTCGTGGCCCAAAGATTTTctcaaaaagaaagcatcaactATAACGAGACTTTTTTCTCCAGTTTCTAGAAAGGACTCGTTGAGAATCGTCATGACATTAGTAGCTTATTATGATCTTGAATTAcactagatggatgtgaaaataatatttctgaatAGAGATTTAAATGAgaaaatatatatgaaataacCTAAAGGAATCATAGAAAAGTGAAAAGaaggttgggcttgtaaacttaataaattcatttatgaccttaaacaagcttccaaataatggtatataaagtttaatGATACCATTATTtctttcgaatttaagaaaaatattattaattagtatATATATCTAAAGGTAAGTGGAAGCAAGTTTATTATCTTtgtcttatatatggatgaaagtttacttgctagtagtgatcttggtttgttatacaaaaccaagatatttctcaacaataaTTTTAAGATAGTTGATATGAATAAGACAGCCTATGTTATTGACATTAAGATATTcagagatagatctcaaggattattaggattgtctcaaaaaagatatattaactatatcttggagagatttaatatgcaacttTACTCAAtcaatgatatacctattactagaggtgaaaaattcaaccAAAACCAGTGCCTGAAAAataacttagaaaagaatcaaatgaagaatatttcttATGGGTGCgtagttgaaagtctattatatactCAAACTTGTACAAGACCATATATTAGTTTTGCAGTTACAATGTtaggaagataccaaagcaacccaagaatgaaacattggaaaattgaaaaaaaaataatgagatatctacaagggactgaagatcatatgctcacatacaagagatcagatcagcttgaagtgacgGGATATTCATatgctgattttgtaaattacctCGATAGTAAGAAGTCCACTTCAAGATTTGTATTAATGTTagttggtggggcaatttcttgaaaaaatataaagcaatcgcttattgcatcatcaataatGGAAGCGTGGCATGCTTTGATGCCATAAATCAAGTCTTATGgttgtaaaattttatcttaagACTTGATGTAGTTGACTTAATTGCCAAACtactgaagatattttatgataataccgCAGCAGTattttctctaagaatgacaagcacTCTAGTGGTTCTAAGCATATCGAGATAAAGTACTCggcggttagagaaagagtccaaaaaTAACAAGTGTCAATTCAGAACCTAAGCATCACTATGATGATTACTAATCAATTTACTAAAGCTTtacattataaaatatttaaagaatatgttTTTAGAATGGAACTTGTGAGTaagtcataaaagatatagtGATGGATGTTTAGGTGGatactattattgatatttttttttgctcaattaaagttatttatttctactatcatgtttatatttatgtttatgtatattataattaaatatgataatataattatcttgacaagataaattatatgagtcattatggactatattaggaaggaCTAACAATGATGTGGTacgtagaagggagtatgacattgatgatatacaattgctatgactcgtattgatagttggacttaatatagtattattatgtttatttgacttattggcttgtttttatacttcatggccatgtataaaatacttttcaaaatttttgtaatgtaaaattattttcaaacaaattttattttatttattttgattttaaatatcttttatatcttatcaattaataggtcaagtgggagaatattagattttatgaccctttataattagataagatatataatagaactaattagattttgatggcATATATTGGCTAATAGAAAAGTTCATATTATAATAAGATTCTTTAGGGGATGTTATTGATAGAAGAAACTCTCCTaagaacttatcctagaccctctgctctcgcctataaatagaaatGACCTCTAGGGACTCTGGATGAGGCATGCAACATATCTCATAGAGAACACAGTTGAGATATTATAGTTTCTCGCTAAACCTCCCTGAACtatcaatctaagtggtcctaTGAAAGGATAAAAAGAGATGAGAAggagagtctagttctccttataGATTGACGATGATTTTGGATATAAAGACGGTGCCCTTGCAGATCACATAGAGACCCTTTtcatatgacatcaaaaggtatgcatTGTAAAACAAatataatgttatttgatttcaatcctagcataagagattttttttcacattacatataacatattatagattttatgcttataataGGCATAAAAGATtttattcttatgaacattaaactaagcctatcagatctttcctaagttttcatttcattaacttgttttaTAGTAATTTCATCAatcaagtctgcaggcttttcaacaagcaatGCTAAGTCAAGATCTAATATGCCTAGtgtaaattgcacatgctctaaccattctgaataatttgatctagagaatacagggacactagaagcataagaatgtataGATGGAAGTaccactataaaatataaaataatattaatgctttgagtttttcaaaatatctttgggtgaaatattaatatatttagtatTCACTCAAGATTATCTATTGATGACTAAtatcatccttgtggaatagtgttgttataattaggtatacaaccctaaattgtaagaatatccaaaacactatcatcctacaatatcacataattatttgaagaagATTCTctattgggattatctaaatctcataattatgtgtgtcattatgaatattatttttttaatataatttaggactaattccttaatgttattttataagttattggtctaggtTACTTTgctggctacaagactaatacaataatacaaaatataatttaaaatattctttaaatgataaaacttttattgtaattcatatatcAAAAACCTATTATCCAAGCCCGCGCGGTGCCTACGCGATTTGCCCAACGCTCGACCTATGCTCACGAGAAGCTGTCGTCGCTTGCGCACGGTTGGCCACGACTCCTGCCCGCGTATGTCTGCTACGTGCGGGTGGCTACCGATTGTGCGACCCCCCTGCAACACTAACCTCGCATGTGGCTTATGCCTGAGTGTGGTCCATTGCCTGGGCATGTCTTGCTCGCACACGACTATCGCTTAGACGCAACTACAGTGCGCAAGCTGCTCGGTGCAGCCATTGTCGTCAACAAATCTGCTGGCCATACGTAGCAAGGCCGACAACAGCGCTGCATAGCGATCCTTTGCGATTATTAAAGATCGTGTTTATAAGAAATCTAACATTATCTACAAGTAGACGATAAAACAGAATAGATAGAAATGCATATCAACAAAATATAGATTATTCAAGTatcgtaaataaaaataatatatctaatgtatttgatctcaagaacctaggctctgataccaattgtaaacataaaatttgtaatatgctatatgtaatgcgaaaaaaatcttatatgccaggattaaaatcaaataacattatatATGTTTTACGATGCATATCTTTTGATGCCATCTGAAAAGGATTTCTATATGATCTGCAAGGGCATCATCTTTAGATCCAAAATCGTTGTCAATATATAAGGATAATTAGACTCTCCTTCTTTAATCTTTCAATTGCGTTCTATATGAGATGTGTAACATACCTCATCCGGTCCCTAAAGCAGAAGATCTAGGATAAGTTAggagagtttctcccatcaagCGCATCCCCTAAGAAATCCTACtataatatgtatttttttttattgaccaatatcagaatctaattaattttattatatatcttatccaattataaagaacCACAAATAACTTGTTTGAAGTTGCCTTAAAATTTGAGCTGTAAAAAAGAATAGCGTTGTATTTGGTTTgtaaattatattcttccactaATGCTATGTCTGCATCAAAAGGTTAAGGCGTTTGTTCACACAAAATCTATTGATGGTCACTATGTCATGCTAGATTGAATTGGGAGTAGTCTCCTCTTGCATCAGGTACttatgatgccttttggttttttTTTGAGATGCAACTTGCTGGTGTACGTAACAGATGTAATTACATCTGCTTCTATCTGTTTGTAACCAAAATAGGTTTATCTAACATGGAATGGAAGAACAAATGGTGATACACCAGAGTTTGATTACTGGAACATGTACCAGTTGTATATTATGACTTTGCTTGAATACCGAAGGGGTAGTTTTAGCTTGTGTTATTAGGATCGATGGGGTTTTATGGGTACTACCAGGAGCTGGAGCAAAATAATTAATTGTATTGTGAGTCTAAAGGCAAATTTTTAGAACTATCTTATAACTGAGTCTATAATAAGGTTGGAGTTTGCAGCTACAACCCATAATTGGCTTGAACAATGGCAGCAGAAATCGTCATGCCCCATGGAAGGTAGGAGTATTTTCTCTGAAGATGATATGAGCTTGTAATTTAACAATGTTTGATTGTGTAGAAGGCACTTAATACTGACTTCTTAGAGCAGTTAAGTGCAAGTTTTTCTCAGTATGTGTATTATGAATGGTTCGAAACATGCTGTAATGCATTGATAATGATGGTTTCCATCCTTTAAGAtgcctaattatttaggtttagaTCACTAATTATTCAGATTTTTTTGCAGGGATCAGTTGGCAAAAAACTTGTCAGTGTGTAAcaagagattattattattattattattattattattattattattattattattattattattattattatttttatttttagataattttttgtCATTCGATCGTCATCAGTATGCTTGCCACAAATTCATCTTCTTTTTGTATTAAGTCGATATCAGTTagtattataattaattaatacgaAAAGTTATATTCTCGAGAAAAAAAATTCTGAATCACAATTTATTTTGCCAGCTGAGACATGTAAAACTTACCATGATTGATCACTGTGAATCggcaaataagaaaagaaagagtcAATTTGCAATGTGAAATTACATACATTACACATTAAGCGCATGaaatatatctttttcttttcagtgcaACGGATTGGATTGGAATACGTATCCGATCCATATAAAGCTGTTGCACAAAACAAAGGAACGGGTTAAAAAGGGGGGGGATTCCGTATTACGTGTTCGAGATACCCATGAGCCGTGCAAATGAGAATGGGGTTCTCCTCGACGACGGGGAGTACCGCAGCAGCTGCGCCTCTGCCTCATATGATCCCCAAGCCTACACATCGCCACCGCTATTGtaacagcggcagcagcagcacatCCCCAGCAGCAGCAGTGAGATGGAGGCCGCAGCTGTCTCGTCCTCCTGTTCCAGTACCGCCTCAGGTGCTGCTCCCGTTGCGCCGCCCCCAGCAACCATCACCAGCAAACAACCCCCGCCCGCTCCCGACCAAGCCTTCCCCACGTCGTCCTGTTGTTGACGCACCCGATCACAGCAGCCACGACGATGACGATGGCGATgagtgcagcagcagcagcagtggcaGAAATGTAAAGAATTCGTCGTGTACTCCCACCGATGTCCTCCGCCTCATGGACGTCCTGCAGCTCCCCGTGGACGAGGACTTGTACGTTTCCCTTATCAAGGAGTGCGCCGAGTATCGGGACGCCGCCCAGGGCGCCAGAGTCTGCGCTCACATCCGCCGTAGCCTCCCCGACCTCCTGCGCCGGCCCGCCGGCCTTCACCTCGCCAACCGCTTGCTGTTCATGTTCGCCGCCTGCGGCCAACAGCACGTAGCCCGCCAGCTCTTCGACCAAATGCACTTTAGAGATGCCACCTCCTTGGCGGTCGTGATCGCCGCCCTGTCGGCCAGCGGCAGCCACGGCGATGCGCTGCGGCTGTTCGTGGAAATGTGCGTGAGAAGCGGTGGTCGTTCGCCGGTGCTTGAGCCGGGTGTTTGCTGGCTGGAAGCCCTCGTCACCGTTCTCCGGTCGTGCGCTCGGACGAGAGAGCTGGGTTTTGGCCGGCAGGTTCACGGGCTGGCCATCAAGGTGCTAGGAGGCGATGACGCTGTTCTTCTCGGAGATGTGGGCGAGTCGCTCATCCAATTCTACGGCAGACTTGGGCACCACGGCAGCGCCGTAAAACTCTTCGAGGGGACGCGGTCTCAGAGTGCAGCGGCTTGGACGTGCATGATCAGTGGGTACTCTAGAGAAGGGCGGTTCAAGGAGGCCATCGGCGTCTTCAGAGAGATGGGAAGAGCAGGACGGAGGAAGAACTGCCACGTTTTCTCGAGCACTCTCTCGGCATGCGCGAAGATGGGGGACGGTGGCTGGAGCGGCAAGCAAGTTCATGCCGCTGCCATCAAATTGGGAACAAGCTCGGATGGGTTCGTCTGTAGCAGCTTGGTAGACATGTACATGAAACACGAGCTTCCAACTGAGGCGCAGAGAGCATTTGCGACGATGGACGGCATGCGAGACTGCGTGTGCTGGAAGTCTTTGCTCATTGGCTATGCGCGGAGTGGCTGCGGCATGGAGGCTGTCAAGTTGCTGTATGAAATGAAGGCCGCAGGAATCAACGTGCAAGAATCGATAGTCCACGAAGCAATGACGGCTTTGGACATCGTAAAACAGGTGCAGGAAACATGAAGATACGGCTAATCTTCTCTATTGTAACGTCAACTGGACCTGGAAGTCTTGCTTCAGAAAGATCAAGACTTCTTGTACAGATTCAGCTTTGTCGTTCTTCATGAACAGACAAACCACCATGAACGAATTCTGCAATCGAGCAAAGAAATGATCAGAGACGCAGCAGCAGATGCATGTCACAATGAGTATGTGAATAGATGTTCAAATTGCACAATCCAGACTAGCAGTCCACTGATCAATAGTATGAATCATGTGCAAATGTGTCATCCACTCTGATCACTTCAACGCAAACTTTATTGTTCATTTCATTGTTCGCAAGATGAAGATAGAGGAACTTCTGATTTGATTGATACTTTCTCATGTTCCGCTGCAGGAACATTGGTAGAGCTATCTGACAGATACACGTATATGAAAGCTAAAATATGGCCATGCAGAAGCAACAGTGTTCCATGATGTTAAAGGACATTGTATATGAACATGGAGACATAAAAAAATCTGTATACTCTATTTGCTGTCAGCCTACATGTCTCTGTTCCACATGATACTGTCTTAGAATTTTGGAGTATGTAACTATGACACTGAAAAAGCTGTATAAAAGTATATTATGTTGGCTTTCTGTATCTCTAATAGAGAACTTTTCTGTTTTTTCATACGTGTGAGCTCACTGATAATGCTATATAAATCGGTTGGTTTAGGTATTATTATGCTGTTGCATGTTGAACATCTCTGACATGCAAGCTAGTATAATACAAATTAAGAACTTAGCCTTGACTATCAAGTTCTAAAAATTATGTTTTACATGCCGCTTGAAAGTGAATGTATGCAGTCATTGTAGTTGATACTTTGAAGAACATCACACAACTTTCTTGGCAAATTATAGTCTGGAAAGCTACAGCTGTCCAAATGTCAAAAGATGTTAATGCCTTTCCTGTGAAGTGATGATTCGACCAGCTAAAGTCAtttgatgagaaaaaaattacataAGTTGGTGAGTGAAGAGACATTCCTTCTGTCATTCAACTTGGGCTGATGCAGCCTTGTACAATCATAGTGGCATGATTTATTCCAAGATTTCTACTTTAAATACTTCTAAAACCTAGAACTTCCTTCCCATCTAAAAAACAAGCAGGATTATGTAAGAAATGAGCAGATGAACTCCTTATGGAAAAAGGATAATAGTTCTTCTGGCTTATATCAGCTTGCAGAAGTGAATTTGGCAGTGTATTTTTAGTTGACATTTTCAAGATGATTGACAGTAGTACTAACTTGAAAGAATAATTACCTATCGCAAAAACAATTGCAGCAAAACTACTGAATGCTCTTACCTTATATCATGCAGATAGAGATTATATTTGCAGATAGGATacttcaatatttttattttattttattttcagaagAAGATAGGGTATTTTTTTTGTACGGCAAAGAACTCATATCAAGTTGGAAACATAGATAATTGTCATTAGCAACGATCGATATGTATTATCTTGAGCAAAGATAGAATACAACAAACAATATCAAGTAATTCAAATTTTGCCACTTGTAGGTGTTGCACGAATCTCTAAGTGGTAATCAATCATTTCTTTTCAAACTAATGGTTACTAGTCATTAATCCGAGTCTAccggacatatatatatatatatatatatatatacgtgaaACATATAACGGGTCCCGACAGCCGTTATAATGAATGTTAAGGCCGTTATTTTTAACAATGGCGTGTGTAACGGGCAGCGGAGACCGTATGATCACCTATGAATGCCAGTCTCTTTGCATACgcatacatattattattatattcatatCTTCTGAAGCTTAAACCTCTGCAGAATCCCATTACCGCCGTCACGGGAGCTGGAGAGATGGCGAAACTCGTCCGCCACTCTCTCCGTCGAACCCCAAATCCCTCCCGCCTCTCCTCCCTTCatcttccccctcctcctcctcgaagatgtttctcttctaatgaatcagATATCCTCGAACGCCGAGGAGAAGACATCCACGGCAgcatcggcggcggcggcggaggaggagaccAGGCAGAGGAACTATTGGATAAGTTGCGTGCACAGCTCCGGCAAAAGGGCTGCTTTCATTCGTCCCTATCACTCTGCCAAACCCTAATTCTCTCCCACAAGCCCCTCTTCCCCCCCCCCTCCCACCTCTTCCGATCCCTCGCCGGCTCCTTTTCCCATTCTCACCCGCTCTCCCACTCCGCTGCCAGCCTCCTCGTCTCCGCTTACGCTTCGCTTAACCTCCCTGACGAGGCCCTCGACCTCGTCTCCTTCGTCGCCCAGGAAAGCTCCCACCTGTTCCCCTGTCTCCGTTCGTGCAATCTCCTGCTTGAGACCCTTGTATCCCGCAAGCGGTACACCGATGCCTTGTCTCTCTTCAACCGGTTGGTCGCCTCTCCAATTCGCCCGGACACCTACGCCTACAATAAGGCCATCCAGTCGGCTGTCAAATCCGGAGATCTGGATAGAGCGATGGAGTTATTTCATTGCATGGAGAAGAAGGATTGCCTAAAGCCGGATGCTTTCACCTTCAATTGCCTGATATCGTGCCTGTGCAGGGAGCGGCGCCTGGATGGTGCTCAGAAGATGTTTGAAGAAATGGAGAGGAGGGGAATCACACCAACCCTCATCACATATAATACGATGGTTGATGGGTATTGTAAAATTGGGAATTTGGATGCTGCTTTTGGTGTGCGGGATCGGATGCGGGCTTCGAAATTGAAGCCAAACCTTGTCACGTATAATACCTTGCTATCGGGGCTTTGTTGTGCCAGCCGGATGGATGACGTAAATTCCTTGTTGGATGAGATGAGAGCAGCTGGTTTCATGCCTGATGGATTTACGTACAGTGCTCTCTTTGATGGCCACTCGAGAAGTGGCGATGTGGAAGCCGCATTGGTTTTATTCGAGGAGTCAGTTAAAAAGGGTGTAACAATAGGAGCGTACACTTGCAGTATATTGTTGAATAGACTTTGCAAGTATGGAAAAGTTGCCAAAGCAGAAGAGGTCTTGGAGAGACTAGTAGAAAAAGGCTTGGTCCCAACCAGTGTGATCTTTAATACGATTGTTGATGGATATTGTCGCATAGGAGATATGGAAGGAGCCTTTGAG is a window from the Musa acuminata AAA Group cultivar baxijiao chromosome BXJ2-1, Cavendish_Baxijiao_AAA, whole genome shotgun sequence genome containing:
- the LOC135598120 gene encoding pentatricopeptide repeat-containing protein At1g31790-like codes for the protein MRMGFSSTTGSTAAAAPLPHMIPKPTHRHRYCNSGSSSTSPAAAVRWRPQLSRPPVPVPPQVLLPLRRPQQPSPANNPRPLPTKPSPRRPVVDAPDHSSHDDDDGDECSSSSSGRNVKNSSCTPTDVLRLMDVLQLPVDEDLYVSLIKECAEYRDAAQGARVCAHIRRSLPDLLRRPAGLHLANRLLFMFAACGQQHVARQLFDQMHFRDATSLAVVIAALSASGSHGDALRLFVEMCVRSGGRSPVLEPGVCWLEALVTVLRSCARTRELGFGRQVHGLAIKVLGGDDAVLLGDVGESLIQFYGRLGHHGSAVKLFEGTRSQSAAAWTCMISGYSREGRFKEAIGVFREMGRAGRRKNCHVFSSTLSACAKMGDGGWSGKQVHAAAIKLGTSSDGFVCSSLVDMYMKHELPTEAQRAFATMDGMRDCVCWKSLLIGYARSGCGMEAVKLLYEMKAAGINVQESIVHEAMTALDIVKQVQET
- the LOC135598981 gene encoding pentatricopeptide repeat-containing protein At5g12100, mitochondrial-like, whose amino-acid sequence is MAKLVRHSLRRTPNPSRLSSLHLPPPPPRRCFSSNESDILERRGEDIHGSIGGGGGGGDQAEELLDKLRAQLRQKGCFHSSLSLCQTLILSHKPLFPPPSHLFRSLAGSFSHSHPLSHSAASLLVSAYASLNLPDEALDLVSFVAQESSHLFPCLRSCNLLLETLVSRKRYTDALSLFNRLVASPIRPDTYAYNKAIQSAVKSGDLDRAMELFHCMEKKDCLKPDAFTFNCLISCLCRERRLDGAQKMFEEMERRGITPTLITYNTMVDGYCKIGNLDAAFGVRDRMRASKLKPNLVTYNTLLSGLCCASRMDDVNSLLDEMRAAGFMPDGFTYSALFDGHSRSGDVEAALVLFEESVKKGVTIGAYTCSILLNRLCKYGKVAKAEEVLERLVEKGLVPTSVIFNTIVDGYCRIGDMEGAFEAMGRMESLGLKVECITYNSLVNGLCKLQRMAEAEGLIKEMVGKGVSPEVETYNPLIDAYAQACHFERCFDIFEEMKDMGLELNVVSYGSLVNGFCKQGMLVEAEALFQDMVSRGIRPNVQIYNILIDAYCIQEELQKAFELIEGMKKTGISPSIVTYNTLIKGLSLKGNLSEVQHLALRLRDEGLSPDAVTYTILISAYCNTSSTDKAIELYKEMEKLGLRPTLSTYHALISQTSLEGRMQDAENLFEEMLQKKLLPDRDIYSALMSGYANYGHQEKVVVLQKEMEQRGMLPVVR